Below is a window of Buchnera aphidicola (Pemphigus populi) DNA.
CCAAGAAACGGTAGATTTATTGAAAGAATTGGATATTTTAATCCAATTGCTTCTAAGAAAGATAAAAAAATATATATAGATGTAAATAAAATCACATACTGGACAAGTCAAGGAGCAATCTTCTCTAAAAGAGCTCATTATTTAATTCAAGAAAACAAAAAAATATTAAGCTCTAATGTATAAAACAAATAAAAAACTTAATATTCCACACAATCCTTGTGTAATAGGTAAAATAGGCGCAGCACATGGAATTCTAGGTTATCTTAAATTGTTCTCTTTTACTGAAAACAAAAATGATATTTTTAAATATTATCCATGGTTTATTAAAAATAATAATAAATGGACTATTTTAAACTTAGAATATAAAAAAAATAATAAACATTTTTTTTTAATAAAAATAAAAAACATAAATAATAGAAACGAAGCAAAAAAATTAACCAATTGTATGATTCTAATAGAAAAAAAAATACTTCCGTTATTAAAAAAAAATGAATATTATTGG
It encodes the following:
- the rpsP gene encoding 30S ribosomal protein S16, which codes for MLKIRLARHGSKKRPFYQIIVADSRFPRNGRFIERIGYFNPIASKKDKKIYIDVNKITYWTSQGAIFSKRAHYLIQENKKILSSNV
- the rimM gene encoding ribosome maturation factor RimM (Essential for efficient processing of 16S rRNA) gives rise to the protein MYKTNKKLNIPHNPCVIGKIGAAHGILGYLKLFSFTENKNDIFKYYPWFIKNNNKWTILNLEYKKNNKHFFLIKIKNINNRNEAKKLTNCMILIEKKILPLLKKNEYYWNELLNFKIISTTGCHLGQVDKFLRTQSYDILVIKNYKKNKMIETLIPFIDNEIIKNIDIINTTITVDWNPMFE